A genomic segment from Nicotiana tabacum cultivar K326 chromosome 9, ASM71507v2, whole genome shotgun sequence encodes:
- the LOC107794183 gene encoding importin subunit beta-3-like produces MDTYLTQFQNAQMKAILRPGSRVPFETFISDQCSEAESMFYLMKHKDPESLALKFVDYLNPSHKLDTCQEFSVALGGKCIAHTAKEQLSAYLVAPQWEKHHAALNALACIAKGCSKLVMFKNLKQPVNMALSCFQDPHPRVRLAACEAIQNLSTVYCPDYREQYHNQAVPALAATLDYSHPRVQASAALALWKFCECNKPETLKPYLDELVNKLLVLIQNSKLMVQEAALRALSRLSLSVKGHFWTYYDTVMPHLKAVLRNADLKSNHRLHGLALQCISFVGSAGGKEKFREDAEQVMEGIISLQGLYSKGGEPISLNLLRTCGNICTCLGRDFLPYTSEVMPFFIIQCAQLEPVSICLILCCYADKLEEDFYPWIPQEVTGSSRGNSILQKYSVRKTAVEAMYNLLYSAKLAVEKGIAQGGSESYFTKLSDDIILSLIEALHEEPMIEVCPFMLDRLNDCLQICGPLVNEGQLHRIVDEVKHVITESSNRNGKLKERAKSEDFDAEEDELLRGVKEQEDNIFVQLRRILKTLIKTFKAAFLPFFDELSSYLIPMWGKENTAQKRCTPIDIFASLVMECPEVTLKYCDVFLPLFLDASNDEHPTVRQRALYGLELYAEYGGAVFKHFVTEAVSRINVVIMHFRAREPENENVYYSAVFALGKICQFHWESIGSAQVIYA; encoded by the exons ATGGATACCTATTTGACTCAGTTTCAAAATGCCCAGATGAAGGCGATTCTGAGGCCTGGTTCTAGGGTTCCGTTTGAAACCTTCATTTCCGATCAATGTTCGGAGGCTGAGTCAATGTTCTACTTGATGAAACACAAGGATCCAGAGTCCCTTGCTCTTAAGTTTGTTGACTATCTTAACCCTTCCCACAAACTTGATACCTGTCAAGA GTTTTCTGTTGCATTAGGAGGTAAGTGTATTGCGCATACTGCTAAAGAGCAGCTGTCTGCTTACTTGGTTGCCCCACAGTGGGAGAAGCACCATGCAGCTCTCAATGCACTTGCTTGCATTGCTAAAGGTTGCTCAAAGCTG GTGATGTTTAAGAATCTGAAGCAACCAGTGAATATGGCTCTAAGTTGTTTCCAAGATCCTCATCCTCGAGTCAGACTGGCTGCTTGCGAGGCAATTCAGAACTTGTCGACTGTCTACTGTCCAGATTATCGAGAACAATACCATAACCAAGCAGTTCCTGCATTAGCTGCAACTTTGGATTATTCTCACCCAAGAGTGCAG GCATCTGCCGCGTTAGCTCTCTGGAAGTTCTGTGAGTGCAACAAGCCAGAAACTTTGAAACCTTACCTGGATGAATTAGTTAACAAACTGCTTGTACTTATACAG AATAGCAAACTAATGGTCCAAGAAGCAGCATTGAGGGCGTTGTCTCGTCTTTCTCTATCTGTTAAG GGGCACTTCTGGACCTACTATGACACTGTTATGCCACACTTGAAAGCTGTCCTGAGAAATGCAGATCTTAAGTCTAATCACAGACTTCATGGCCTAGCGTTGCAGTGCATAAGCTTTGTTGGGTCTGCTGGTGGCAAGGAGAAATTTAGAGAAGACGCAGAGCAG GTTATGGAAGGGATTATATCATTACAAGGATTATACTCGAAGGGGGGTGAACCTATTTCTTTGAACTTGCTAAGG ACATGTGGTAACATTTGCACTTGTTTGGGACGGGATTTTCTTCCTTACACGAGTGAAGTCATGCCCTTTTTTATTATTCAATGTGCTCAACTTGAACCTGTTTCAATCTGTTTAATCCTCTGCTGCTATGCTGACAAATTAGAGGAAGACTTCTACCCATGGATTCCCCAG gaggtcaccgGTTCGAGCCGTGGTAACAGCATCTTGCAGAAATACAgtgtaag GAAAACAGCTGTTGAAG CCATGTATAACCTGTTGTATTCTGCTAAACTGGCTGTTGAGAAAGGGATTGCGCAAGGTGGAAGTGAGTCATATTTCACAAAGTTGTCAGACGATATAATATTGTCTTTGATAGAAGCTTTGCATGAG GAGCCTATGATAGAAGTATGTCCATTCATGTTGGATAGATTGAATGATTGCCTGCAG ATCTGTGGACCACTTGTCAATGAAGGTCAGCTTCATAGAATAGTGGATGAGGTAAAGCATGTCATTACAGAAAGTTCAAACAGAAACGGAAAACTCAAAGAGAGAGCAAAATCAGAAGACTTTGATGCTGAGGAAGATGAATTGCTGAGGGGGGTAAAAGAGCAAGAAGATAATATTTTTGTCCAG CTCCGTCGAATATTAAAAACATTGATCAAAACCTTCAAGGCAGCATTCTTGCCTTTCTTTGACGAGCTGTCATCATATCTTATTCCTATGTGG GGCAAAGAAAATACAGCTCAAAAGAGATGTACACCAATTGATATCTTTGCTAGCCTTGTGATGGAATGCCCTGAAGTGACTCTGAA GTACTGTGATGTATTTCTACCTTTGTTTTTGGATGCAAGCAATGACGAACATCCAACAGTTAGACAG CGTGCGCTTTATGGACTTGAGCTTTATGCGGAATATGGTGGTGCCGTTTTCAAACATTTTGTTACAG AGGCTGTTTCAAGGATCAATGTAGTGATAATGCATTTTCGAGCTCGTGAACCTGAGAATGAAAACGTATATTATTCTGCTGTTTTTGCACTTGGTAAGATATGTCAGTTTCATTGGGAAAGCATTGGCTCGGCCCAG GTCATATATGCTTGA
- the LOC142164122 gene encoding uncharacterized protein LOC142164122, with translation MDSELIQFQMEAILGPDSQPFQTFISNHWPSSEEKRPKAEWMFNMMKQKDPESIALKLVDYLGPSHDIYYRERCAGLLHNLSVSAQAIIKSMIVDRISLEEPGFIIQELLITVWTLIDSVPADKTWPELLPPLYSH, from the coding sequence ATGGATAGcgagttgattcagttccagatGGAGGCGATTCTGGGGCCTGATTCACAGCCATTTCAAACCTTTATTTCCAATCACTGGCCCAGCTCCGAGGAGAAACGACCCAAGGCTGAGTGGATGTTCAACATGATGAAGCAAAAGGATCCAGAGTCCATTGCTCTTAAGCTTGTTGACTATCTTGGCCCTTCCCACGACATTTATTACCGTGAAAGGTGTGCTGGACTCCTTCACAATCTAAGTGTCTCCGCTCAAGCCATCATCAAATCTATGATCGTTGATCGTATCTCCCTTGAAGAACCAGGATTCATCATCCAAGAGCTACTTATAACCGTTTGGACGCTGATTGATTCAGTTCCCGCAGATAAAACCTGGCCTGAATTATTGCCACCCCTGTACAGTCACTAA
- the LOC107794184 gene encoding uncharacterized protein LOC107794184, which produces MPVMMRALTDTLNNKRREDAAEQVLLFHIKLAKNEPRFLRRQLVDVVGTMFDIAEDKSLEERTRHLAIEFVLALVEAREKAPGMMKKLPLFTTTCFAVLLNLLLDIKDKPSWHSLEIWYDQAGVTDNYIYGRECLGRFSKALGGKTIAPIELEQLDAYLVVPEWEKRHAALIALSQIAEGSSKVMMKYLEQIVYMVLHAFQDPHPRVRWAAINAVAQFSIDFCPHLQVQYHNLVLPALAAAMDDFQHPRVQAHAALAVSDFCKSNKPETLVPYLDRIFNKQLVLLQVCKYRGHLVTKGRLLLTSLRD; this is translated from the exons ATGCCAGTTATGATGAGGGCTTTGACTGACACATTGAACAACAAGAGGAGGGAGGATGCAGCAGAGCAGGTGCTGCTATTTCATATAAAGTTGGCGAAGAATGAACCTAGGTTCTTGAGGAGGCAACTAGTGGATGTGGTGGGTACCATGTTTGACATAGCAGAGGATAAGAGTTTGGAAGAAAGGACAAGGCACTTGGCAATTGAGTTCGTATTAGCTTTGGTTGAGGCTAGGGAAAAGGCCCCTGGTATGATGAAGAAGCTGCCTCTGTTTACTACCACTTGTTTTGCAGTGTTGTTGAATTTGTTACTGGATATTAAGGACAAACCTAGCTGGCATAGTTTGGAGATCTGGTATGACCAGGCAGGGGTTACTGATAACTACATTTACGGTCGCGAGTGTTTAGGCCGGTTTTCTAAAGCATTAGGTGGCAAGACTATAGCTCCTATTGAACTAGAGCAGTTGGATGCTTACTTGGTAGTCCCTGAGTGGGAGAAACGGCACGCAGCTCTCATTGCACTTTCTCAGATAGCTGAAGGAAGCTCAAAG GTGATGATGAAGTATTTGGAGCAAATAGTGTATATGGTTCTGCATGCTTTCCAAGATCCTCATCCTCGAGTCAGATGGGCTGCTATTAATGCAGTTGCGCAGTTCTCAATTGACTTCTGTCCACATTTGCAAGTACAATACCATAACTTAGTATTGCCTGCATTAGCTGCAGCTATGGATGATTTTCAACATCCTCGAGTGCAG GCACATGCAGCTTTAGCTGTCTCGGATTTTTGTAAATCTAACAAGCCAGAAACTTTGGTACCCTACTTAGATAGAATATTCAACAAACAGCTTGTACTTCTACAggtatgcaaatatagaggccaCCTTGTTACAAAAGGCAGA